The Pararge aegeria chromosome 8, ilParAegt1.1, whole genome shotgun sequence genome window below encodes:
- the LOC120625656 gene encoding lipoamide acyltransferase component of branched-chain alpha-keto acid dehydrogenase complex, mitochondrial isoform X2: MMAFAARKWLGNLRNINKYNKLCYTNFTYNSWIYANNVPRIKNQYNTRWLHTTSSCNKIVAFKLSDIGEGIREVIVKEWFVKVGDKVEQFDNICEVQSDKAAVTISSRYDGVITKLHHEVDQTAFVGQPLVDIEVDVSGDADTPPPDSTTNASKDIPKTEDKSPPRTKVLTTPAVRRIAAQFQVDLSSVNATGRNGRVLKEDVLSHLNITSDKSNDVLDKVLSVEAISIPTTTTATAEFVLEDKIVPVTGFMKAMVKSMTEAMKIPHFVFSDEYDVTKLVKSREGLKELAQKRGVKLTYMPIIIKAASQSLLTYPVLNSSLDSSNENLIYKASHNIGVAMDTPNGLVVPVIRNVQRKSIFEIAIELNSLQEKGLKGQLGLSDLTGGTFTISNIGIIGGTYTKPIILPPQVSIGALGKIQVLPRFDSEGNVVKAHILSVSWSADHRVIDGVTMARFSNQLKEYLEDPQKLILDL; the protein is encoded by the exons ATGATGGCATTTGCAGCGAGAAAGTGGTTGGGTAATTtgaggaatataaataaatacaacaagCTTTGTTAC ACAAATTTCACTTACAATTCATGGATTTATGCAAATAATGTTCCTAGGATAAAAAATCAGTACAATACTCGGTGGTTACACACTACAAGCTCTTGTAACAAAATAGTAGCATTCAAGCTTTCGGATATCGGTGAAGGTATACGAGAAGTTATTGTTAAAGAATG GTTCGTTAAAGTAGGTGACAAGGTTGAACAATTTGATAACATATGTGAAGTCCAAAGTGATAAAGCAGCAGTGACAATTTCTAGCCGTTATGATGGAGTTATTACAAAACTTCACCACGAAGTAGATCAGACTGCGTTTGTTGGGCAACCACTTGTTGATATAGAAGTTGACGTTTCAGGAGATgcag ATACACCACCGCCGGATTCTACTACGAATGCTTCCAAAGATATACCAAAGACAGAAGATAAAAGCCCACCACGTACAAAAGTATTAACAACGCCAGCTGTGAGAAGAATTGCAGCACAATTTCAG gtAGACCTCAGTAGTGTAAATGCTACCGGTAGAAATGGCAGAGTACTTAAGGAAGATGTTTTATCTCACCTCAATATAACTTCAGACAAATCTAATGATGTGTTAGATAAAGTATTATCTGTAGAAGCAATTTCAATTCCTACAACAACCACCGCAACAGCAGAATTTGTTTTAGAAGACAAAATAGTTCCAGTTACTGGGTTTATGAAAGCAATGGTTAAGTCCATGACTGAAGCAATG AAAATACCTCACTTTGTATTTAGTGATGAATATGATGTAACAAAACTGGTAAAATCAAGGGAGGGGCTAAAAGAACTAGCTCAAAAAAGAGGAGTGAAACTCACTTACATGCCTATAATAATTAAAGCTGCTTCTCAAAGTCTCCTAACCTACCCAGTGCTAAACAGCAGCCTCGACAGCTCTAATGAAAACCTTATTTATAAAGCCAGTCATAATATTGGTGTAGCCATGGACACGCCAAATGGTTTAGTAGTACCAGTAATCAGG aacGTGCAAAGAAAAAGTATATTTGAAATAGCAATTGAACTGAATTCTCTGCAAGAAAAAGGATTGAAAGGTCAACTTGGACTATCCGACTTAACGGGTGGAACGTTTACAATATCTAATATTGGCATT ATAGGAGGTACTTACACAAAGCCAATTATACTGCCTCCACAAGTGTCCATAGGAGCTTTAGGAAAAATACAG GTTTTGCCAAGGTTCGACTCAGAAGGCAATGTGGTAAAAGCTCATATCTTATCAGTGAGCTGGTCAGCGGACCATAGGGTCATCGACGGCGTCACTATGGCCCGATTCTCAAACCAGCTAAAAGAATACCTTGAAGACCCACAGAAGCTAATTTTAGATCTGTAA
- the LOC120626011 gene encoding blood vessel epicardial substance-like has translation MELVILKARAQLNRLVSERRASAGKEREARAGGGGGARAAGRERGMAPARPAPATAAPWLNATLAYNLSLSRINSTLDTDYELLNGNSSDDHDNHWFCAKWTSAQQDLFQAANLCFAIAFLAPKSFKQSILVLRALVAAGAVLMGMWAGAEVCAPDVLAWSLGLVLVNSIHTVFLIIRFLPPALSLELTDLYLKLFKPLKVNKKHFQELTREARVIKLEPGEAYAVEEVTPADERLSIILKGKMRVSCDETLLHYIQPYQFVDSPEWEANREQSDDVFQVTVVAEEVSTCVCWPRRRLERVLRHRPALKVVLDCLIGKDITHKLYSVSEGLSAGVAGESEGQPAHLTRSASVDAVHEGSSYWQPMVARQFLRQSPFGRSVIPPAPPRLLTQTSSASLQPPVRRRSPPRRTASFRRSREVKFAEVPTAAEPAV, from the exons ATGGAGTTGGTAATACTGAAAGCGCGAGCCCAACTGAATCGTCTGGTGTCGGAGCGGCGCGCGAGCGCGGGCAAGGAGCGCGAGGCGCGCGCGGGCGGCGGCGGTGGCGCGCGGGCGGCGGGGCGCGAGCGCGGCATGGCGCCCGCCCGCCCCGCGCCGGCGACCGCCGCGCCCTGGCTCAACGCCACCCTAGCGTACAACCTGTCCCTCTCCCGCATCAACTCCACCCTGGACACGGACTACGAGCTGCTCAACGGCAACTCCAGCGACGACCACGACAACCATTGGTTCTGCGCCAAGTGGACTAGCGCCCAGCAAGATCTCTTTCAG GCTGCAAACCTTTGCTTCGCAATTGCATTTCTGGCACCCAAGAGTTTTAAGCAGAGCATATTGGTGCTGCGAGCGCTGGTTGCTGCAGGTGCAGTGCTCATGGGTATGTGGGCAGGCGCCGAGGTCTGCGCGCCAGACGTCCTAGCTTGGAGTCTCGGACTCGTCCTAGTCAACTCTATCCACACTGTTTTCCTAATAATAAG GTTTCTTCCACCGGCGTTGTCATTAGAGCTGACAGATTTGTACCTGAAACTGTTCAAGCCTCTGAAAGTGAATAAGAAGCACTTTCAGGAGTTAACGCGAGAAGCGAGGGTCATCAAACTTGAGCCGGGCGAGGCATACGCGGTTGAAGAAGTGACGCCGGCGGACGAAAgattatcaataatattaaagggAAA GATGCGAGTGAGTTGTGATGAAACGCTCCTTCATTATATACAACCTTATCAGTTCGTTGATTCACCAGAGTGGGAAGCGAATCGTGAACAGTCGGACGACGTCTTCCag GTGACTGTGGTCGCGGAGGAGGTAAGCACGTGTGTCTGCTGGCCGCGCAGGCGTTTAGAGCGCGTACTGCGTCACCGCCCTGCACTCAAGGTCGTGCTCGACTGCCTCATAG gtAAAGATATAACGCATAAGCTGTATTCAGTGAGTGAAGGGCTTAGTGCGGGCGTGGCTGGTGAAAGCGAAGGCCAACCGGCCCATCTCACGCGCTCTGCCAGTGTGGACGCTGTGCACGAAG GTAGTTCGTATTGGCAGCCCATGGTGGCTCGCCAGTTCCTCAGGCAGTCACCGTTCGGGCGAAGCGTGATACCGCCCGCGCCACCGCGGCTGCTGACGCAAACGTCGTCCGCGAGCTTACAGCCGCCGGTGCGGCGCCGAAGTCCACCGCGACGCACCGCTTCTTTCCGCCGCAGCCGCGAGGTGAAGTTCGCGGAGGTGCCCACTGCAGCGGAGCCGGCAGTGTGA
- the LOC120625656 gene encoding lipoamide acyltransferase component of branched-chain alpha-keto acid dehydrogenase complex, mitochondrial isoform X1 translates to MEELSTSKYRRARKWLGNLRNINKYNKLCYTNFTYNSWIYANNVPRIKNQYNTRWLHTTSSCNKIVAFKLSDIGEGIREVIVKEWFVKVGDKVEQFDNICEVQSDKAAVTISSRYDGVITKLHHEVDQTAFVGQPLVDIEVDVSGDADTPPPDSTTNASKDIPKTEDKSPPRTKVLTTPAVRRIAAQFQVDLSSVNATGRNGRVLKEDVLSHLNITSDKSNDVLDKVLSVEAISIPTTTTATAEFVLEDKIVPVTGFMKAMVKSMTEAMKIPHFVFSDEYDVTKLVKSREGLKELAQKRGVKLTYMPIIIKAASQSLLTYPVLNSSLDSSNENLIYKASHNIGVAMDTPNGLVVPVIRNVQRKSIFEIAIELNSLQEKGLKGQLGLSDLTGGTFTISNIGIIGGTYTKPIILPPQVSIGALGKIQVLPRFDSEGNVVKAHILSVSWSADHRVIDGVTMARFSNQLKEYLEDPQKLILDL, encoded by the exons ATGGAAGAGCTTTCTACTTCTAAATATAGACGAG CGAGAAAGTGGTTGGGTAATTtgaggaatataaataaatacaacaagCTTTGTTAC ACAAATTTCACTTACAATTCATGGATTTATGCAAATAATGTTCCTAGGATAAAAAATCAGTACAATACTCGGTGGTTACACACTACAAGCTCTTGTAACAAAATAGTAGCATTCAAGCTTTCGGATATCGGTGAAGGTATACGAGAAGTTATTGTTAAAGAATG GTTCGTTAAAGTAGGTGACAAGGTTGAACAATTTGATAACATATGTGAAGTCCAAAGTGATAAAGCAGCAGTGACAATTTCTAGCCGTTATGATGGAGTTATTACAAAACTTCACCACGAAGTAGATCAGACTGCGTTTGTTGGGCAACCACTTGTTGATATAGAAGTTGACGTTTCAGGAGATgcag ATACACCACCGCCGGATTCTACTACGAATGCTTCCAAAGATATACCAAAGACAGAAGATAAAAGCCCACCACGTACAAAAGTATTAACAACGCCAGCTGTGAGAAGAATTGCAGCACAATTTCAG gtAGACCTCAGTAGTGTAAATGCTACCGGTAGAAATGGCAGAGTACTTAAGGAAGATGTTTTATCTCACCTCAATATAACTTCAGACAAATCTAATGATGTGTTAGATAAAGTATTATCTGTAGAAGCAATTTCAATTCCTACAACAACCACCGCAACAGCAGAATTTGTTTTAGAAGACAAAATAGTTCCAGTTACTGGGTTTATGAAAGCAATGGTTAAGTCCATGACTGAAGCAATG AAAATACCTCACTTTGTATTTAGTGATGAATATGATGTAACAAAACTGGTAAAATCAAGGGAGGGGCTAAAAGAACTAGCTCAAAAAAGAGGAGTGAAACTCACTTACATGCCTATAATAATTAAAGCTGCTTCTCAAAGTCTCCTAACCTACCCAGTGCTAAACAGCAGCCTCGACAGCTCTAATGAAAACCTTATTTATAAAGCCAGTCATAATATTGGTGTAGCCATGGACACGCCAAATGGTTTAGTAGTACCAGTAATCAGG aacGTGCAAAGAAAAAGTATATTTGAAATAGCAATTGAACTGAATTCTCTGCAAGAAAAAGGATTGAAAGGTCAACTTGGACTATCCGACTTAACGGGTGGAACGTTTACAATATCTAATATTGGCATT ATAGGAGGTACTTACACAAAGCCAATTATACTGCCTCCACAAGTGTCCATAGGAGCTTTAGGAAAAATACAG GTTTTGCCAAGGTTCGACTCAGAAGGCAATGTGGTAAAAGCTCATATCTTATCAGTGAGCTGGTCAGCGGACCATAGGGTCATCGACGGCGTCACTATGGCCCGATTCTCAAACCAGCTAAAAGAATACCTTGAAGACCCACAGAAGCTAATTTTAGATCTGTAA